A genomic stretch from Candidatus Nanopelagicales bacterium includes:
- the groES gene encoding co-chaperone GroES, with protein sequence MSVSIKPLEDRILVQPLDAEQTTASGLVIPDTAKEKPQEGKVLAVGPGRFDDEGEKRIPLDIAVDDVVVYSKYGGTEIKYNGEEYLILSARDVLAVVEK encoded by the coding sequence GTGTCAGTCTCTATCAAACCGCTCGAGGATCGAATCCTCGTGCAGCCATTGGACGCTGAACAGACCACCGCGTCTGGCCTGGTCATTCCCGACACCGCCAAGGAGAAGCCCCAAGAGGGCAAAGTCCTGGCAGTCGGTCCAGGACGCTTCGACGACGAAGGTGAAAAGCGCATTCCGCTCGACATCGCAGTCGACGACGTTGTCGTGTACTCGAAGTACGGCGGCACCGAGATCAAGTACAACGGTGAGGAGTACTTGATCCTGTCGGCCCGCGATGTCCTCGCGGTCGTCGAGAAGTAA